CCAAAGGCTTGCAGCCAGCTTTTCCACCTCCTGTTGTGTGGGATATGGTGCCTTATTGAAGTACTGCGTTAGAAATGTTTTTCTAGATTCATAGGTTTCATTTTCATATCCTTTTGGGTCAAGAGCTAGAAGTACAGGTTCATCTGGATCTTTTTCAATTATGAACGGACCATTACTGTCTCCTGGTTTGGCTCTTTCTCCGGGGGGTCCTGCTCTTCTACGTTTTGGTTCGTTAGTAATCAAGCTGTCAAGGTTGATGCGTTTAAGGGCACTGCTTTGGACCCGAGAATAATGAGCATCTTTACTGTCCTGTCCATTCTGGGATTTTCCTACACCTCGACAGTGCACCAAATGGAGAGTGATGGTGGAAGCGGTCATATTACTGGTATAAACTCCCAAGCAGTGGATACACTTGTAGGTCAATTTCTTTTCTACAGGGTGAACAGTCTGGATTACCTgatgtctctctctcaggtGATGTGCCAGTGAATCTGAGATGGGTCCCTTGAGTATAGAGAAACAAAGTGGACACAGTGTCTTTCCAACATCTCTCTTGTATGGCACAGATGCCTGAGGGGCAATCTTAGTTAGAGTCCCATCCGCAGTCCCCAAAGTTTTGGTTGGCAGCTGAGGCATTAACCGCTTCCCTGAAATCAGTGAGGCAGACAAAGATACAATAgaattgtttgtgttttgagcATGAAATGCTACAGATTCCTCTGGGGCATCCCTCATGTTGTAAGTAGTCACAATCAACTGAACGTTCTTAGGATTTCCCTGCTGCAGTGTAAGGTCAAATGTCAAGGGAGAGCCTGTATGTGGGCCTACGCTCTCATTTGGGTGTGACACTCGCATGTGCGTCACCATCTTCTCAACATCGTTGAAGGTTGCACGGCAATGTGGACAAGAAAGACCGTGAATCAGCATGTGGTTTAGCAACGTGTCACTGGGGAGATATCGGTTACAGTAAAGACATTTGCTGGTAAAGTTGTGGATCTTCATGATGTAGTTGGCTACGGCCAAAACCTTCTCGGCTTTATGCTCCTTCTCAAAATGAGAACTGTAAACATTCTCCGGAAAAAGCTCGTTGCAGATCGTGCAAATCTTCCACTTCTGAGTGTATGATGTACCCAGGACCGAGGAACCGCCTTTCTTGGCCATGACGGAGGCTACAGTAGTTGCTGCAGCCTGAACACGCGTACCCAATGAGTTGGACTTGAGTGATAACGAACCCCCGATCATACCTGAACCCTTCAGACTTGCACCAGAAATGACCCGTTTTGCTGCTTGCGACTGCAGCGGAACAGGAACCTGGGAATTTCCTGCCAAagttatcctcacttgctgacTGCCTGCAGACAAAGGCTGAGCGCTCACATTCTTTAATCTCACTGCATCGTGTTTTGTCCCAGGTAGAAGACTTGACTTGAAGCCTGTCTTCGATGCAGCATTTATGTAACTCGGATTCTGTGAGCTGGGAGATCTGGTGGTGGCCATCACTGCACCCTTAGGGCCCATCCCAATGATGGTTTTTTCACCTTGCATTTTAAGCGGGGTCACGATTAAAGGTTTAGGACGGGGAACTATTACACTGGTGTGCCCAATCATGGCAGTGACTTGGTATCCAATTCTCTCGTGGTCCTCAATGACATGCTGGACAAGTGCTTCATAGGTCTTTGGAACAAATAAACACTTCTTGCAGTGTATTTGGTTTCCAGCAACATTGTTTGTATTATTAATCTGCGATCCACAATTCTGAACATGGGTCTTCTCCCCTGGTTTTACAATGTAAGGCTGGGCCACTTGGTGGAAATGTTCCCGATAAATGTGCTTCCTCACAACATTGTACAAAGGATCCCTATAAGTGCACTTTTTGCAGTAATATACTGCCTGTTCCACACTTTCAGCAGTCCTTTTCAGCAATCCATCCTTCAACGTGAACCCACCCGCGGCCACCACTACTCCACCAGAACCTTGCCGTGCCACGTTATTTGGCATGTGGAAAAATTTGACATGTGTTTCCAGAGTCTTTTTGTCGCCATTGTAAGTACAATATGGGCAGTTGAGCAAGATGTTGTTTTCAAAGTCCTCACTATGAACATTACGGAAGTGGCTCTTGTATGCAGAGAAGTACTTTGATGAGAAGAGAcagccagagcagcagaaaggcTTTGATCTGTAATCCTAAGGGTCAGAATCAGGGAGACACAAAAGTTagaatacattttaaattcaATTGTTAGACTTATACTGTACATTTATTACCAGTAGATTTAGATATTGGAATGTGGATGCTGCCAGGAAAAAATAACTAATTATGGATGTGTAAAACTGGACACAAACCTGGGCTTTGGTATGTGAAGGttcccacatacacacatcttCCCATGATGTGTGCTTTATGTACACCTCTGGAGGAGTAAAGTCTTTATAGTCCTAGTAAATGAAATCAGTGATTAACAATTAAagatcatatatatatattttttttcaaagtaCCTCTAAGAAAGCATCAATCCAAAATCCAAATGATTTTCAGGGCTATGCTATCATGCTGGATACAAAAAGATGTCCTATTATGGTCCTTACCTTGCAAGGACATTCCTGCTTTTAAAGAATGCTACATTCATTTTCAGACTAATGATAGTAACTGTTTTACTGTTACTAGTTTTCACATGAACTTCAGATCCAGTCAGTCAGCTGCCAAATGCAAATCCACCAGAAGTAAACATCCTGTGAACTTCTTTGCCTAATTTGCATTACAGTAAAGTAACCCTAGAATATTACCTTCACACTTAACAACTCCATCAACATTGACCACAACCACATGGGTGAGAAATCGCCTGATGTTCATGTTCGAAAGGTAAAATGCTTAGTATCTGATAGTCAAAATGCATCCTACCCtctaaaagagcagctttaAATGCCCAATCGTAAATCCAATATTTGATAAATCTCATATGTTTTGACTCCTAAAGGCTGTCAAAATCAGCCTTATCTTTTTGGCAGGATATGGTGGCATTGCGGTGTAGCACCACAGCAAATCATCACATCACGTCCTGTTCAGAAAAACACATcgacacaaacatggctgcttcgtcacaaaaaaaaaaaataaatcaccacTTTGGGAATTGTAGAGCGCAAAATTAAAAGTAATGCAACATTGGACAGAAATACATCTTGTGACCTTTTAGAAGCCACTGTCAAGAAGAGGAAATGACAACACAGCAAATGAATGCCAGAATTAAGCCTATCCTATTGAGCCTACCCCAGCTGCACTAATCACTTGTGGAGTGAATTGTTAtcgtgccacagctgtggaagatcTCCTGTATCAtcccagtgccgaagacaccacaaggagctcaacagctacaggccggtagctctgacatctcatctgatgaagacgctagagagactcatcctcgcccacctgcgcccactggtgagctccttcatggacccgctgCAGTTCGGCTACCAGCCGAACATCGGGGTGgatgatgccgtcatctacctcctgcACCGCTcccttggcctgccggtaccgagctgctgcctcagtagtcccacaggccagtaaggcccgataggactccttcagcctgacagaatccctcaccgctggtgtccaccagtgggttcgggcattgccactacgacaggcaccaaccaccttgcggccacagcaccggtcagctgcctcaacaatggaggcacggaacatggtccactcggactcaatgtcccccgcttACCCCgagacatggtcaaagctctcccggaggtgtgagttgaagctccttctgacaggagactctgccaggcgtttcCAGCAGACCCTcgcaatacgtttgggtctgctgggtctgtccggcatccttcccaccatcggagccaactcaccaccaggtggtgatcagttgacagctctgcccctctcttcacccgggtgtccagaacatgcggccgcaaatccgatgacacgaccacaaagtcgatcatcgatctgcggcctaaggcgtcctggtgccaaatgcacatgtggacacctttatgcctgaacaaggtgttcgttgtggacaatctgagacgagcacagaaatCCGtacttcccaatcacacctctccaggtcacactgtcgctgccaacgtgagcattgaagtcacccaggaggacgagggagcccccagaaggagcactctccagcactccctctaaggactccaaaaagggtggatacgctgaactgctgtttgggccataggcacaaacaacagtcaggatccgtccccccaccccaaggcgaagggaggctaccctctcatccaccggggtaaactccaatatacaggcactgagctagggagcaacgagaattgccacccctgccgtcacctctcaccatcggcaactccagagtggtagagagtccaacccctctcgagaagactggttccagagcccttgctgtgcgtccaggtgaggccgactatatctagtcggaacttctcaacctcacacaccagctcaggctcctttcccatcagagtggtgacattccatgtccctagagccagtttatgcagccggggatcagaccgccaaggtccctgccttcggccgctacccaacacacaatacacccgacccccttggcccctcctgcaggtggtgagcccacgggaagggggtcccatgttgcctcttcgggctgtgcacGGCCGGagtccatgggcagaggtccggtcaccaggtgctcgccaacgtgcaccgcccccaggcctggcttcAGGAGGGGGCCCGGGTGACCTGCATCcaggcaagggaaacttgggaCCAATAATCGTTTTCATCAttgggggtcctgggctacgctttgtctgatccctcacctaggacctgtttgccatgggtggccctaccaggggcataaagccccagacaacagagctcctaggatcactgggacacgcaaacccctccaccacgttaaggtggtagcccaggagtgGGGCTCCGAGTCATATCAGCTAATCTGCAGCATCGGtatcccgcagggaacagttctggctactttcctgttcaccctctacaccacAACCTTTTCATACAATTTGTCATcttgccacctccagaagttctctgacgactctgct
This genomic window from Takifugu rubripes chromosome 3, fTakRub1.2, whole genome shotgun sequence contains:
- the adnpb gene encoding activity-dependent neuroprotector homeobox b isoform X2, producing the protein MFQLPVNNIVSLRKARKNVKKVLGDIGLEFCRDHLEDYKDFTPPEVYIKHTSWEDVCMWEPSHTKAQDYRSKPFCCSGCLFSSKYFSAYKSHFRNVHSEDFENNILLNCPYCTYNGDKKTLETHVKFFHMPNNVARQGSGGVVVAAGGFTLKDGLLKRTAESVEQAVYYCKKCTYRDPLYNVVRKHIYREHFHQVAQPYIVKPGEKTHVQNCGSQINNTNNVAGNQIHCKKCLFVPKTYEALVQHVIEDHERIGYQVTAMIGHTSVIVPRPKPLIVTPLKMQGEKTIIGMGPKGAVMATTRSPSSQNPSYINAASKTGFKSSLLPGTKHDAVRLKNVSAQPLSAGSQQVRITLAGNSQVPVPLQSQAAKRVISGASLKGSGMIGGSLSLKSNSLGTRVQAAATTVASVMAKKGGSSVLGTSYTQKWKICTICNELFPENVYSSHFEKEHKAEKVLAVANYIMKIHNFTSKCLYCNRYLPSDTLLNHMLIHGLSCPHCRATFNDVEKMVTHMRVSHPNESVGPHTGSPLTFDLTLQQGNPKNVQLIVTTYNMRDAPEESVAFHAQNTNNSIVSLSASLISGKRLMPQLPTKTLGTADGTLTKIAPQASVPYKRDVGKTLCPLCFSILKGPISDSLAHHLRERHQVIQTVHPVEKKLTYKCIHCLGVYTSNMTASTITLHLVHCRGVGKSQNGQDSKDAHYSRVQSSALKRINLDSLITNEPKRRRAGPPGERAKPGDSNGPFIIEKDPDEPVLLALDPKGYENETYESRKTFLTQYFNKAPYPTQQEVEKLAASLWLWKSDITSHFLNKRRQCIQECESRNASVLLGFSMHEVNKVSHKLVFCEDGAYEGRHCRRRTSKMCIGVSQQALHRHRERVGASTAGVLLHQGTASETLERTKAQTFPLPSKTDQTETINDSLPQRLPLNTPEPIPIASDSDEDERQQECNDEGQDLHPCADRGLTEARIKAGLRNLSEFHMSDDEEHVENGLGVLESSEVKADKGKDTMPIIIPKFVPSSTRGSSDRGQLGKQV
- the adnpb gene encoding activity-dependent neuroprotector homeobox b isoform X1 — translated: MTFWQNGPVCCIIFSLSFLGCRLGVDFPLYKVETMFQLPVNNIVSLRKARKNVKKVLGDIGLEFCRDHLEDYKDFTPPEVYIKHTSWEDVCMWEPSHTKAQDYRSKPFCCSGCLFSSKYFSAYKSHFRNVHSEDFENNILLNCPYCTYNGDKKTLETHVKFFHMPNNVARQGSGGVVVAAGGFTLKDGLLKRTAESVEQAVYYCKKCTYRDPLYNVVRKHIYREHFHQVAQPYIVKPGEKTHVQNCGSQINNTNNVAGNQIHCKKCLFVPKTYEALVQHVIEDHERIGYQVTAMIGHTSVIVPRPKPLIVTPLKMQGEKTIIGMGPKGAVMATTRSPSSQNPSYINAASKTGFKSSLLPGTKHDAVRLKNVSAQPLSAGSQQVRITLAGNSQVPVPLQSQAAKRVISGASLKGSGMIGGSLSLKSNSLGTRVQAAATTVASVMAKKGGSSVLGTSYTQKWKICTICNELFPENVYSSHFEKEHKAEKVLAVANYIMKIHNFTSKCLYCNRYLPSDTLLNHMLIHGLSCPHCRATFNDVEKMVTHMRVSHPNESVGPHTGSPLTFDLTLQQGNPKNVQLIVTTYNMRDAPEESVAFHAQNTNNSIVSLSASLISGKRLMPQLPTKTLGTADGTLTKIAPQASVPYKRDVGKTLCPLCFSILKGPISDSLAHHLRERHQVIQTVHPVEKKLTYKCIHCLGVYTSNMTASTITLHLVHCRGVGKSQNGQDSKDAHYSRVQSSALKRINLDSLITNEPKRRRAGPPGERAKPGDSNGPFIIEKDPDEPVLLALDPKGYENETYESRKTFLTQYFNKAPYPTQQEVEKLAASLWLWKSDITSHFLNKRRQCIQECESRNASVLLGFSMHEVNKVSHKLVFCEDGAYEGRHCRRRTSKMCIGVSQQALHRHRERVGASTAGVLLHQGTASETLERTKAQTFPLPSKTDQTETINDSLPQRLPLNTPEPIPIASDSDEDERQQECNDEGQDLHPCADRGLTEARIKAGLRNLSEFHMSDDEEHVENGLGVLESSEVKADKGKDTMPIIIPKFVPSSTRGSSDRGQLGKQV